One genomic window of Gossypium hirsutum isolate 1008001.06 chromosome D11, Gossypium_hirsutum_v2.1, whole genome shotgun sequence includes the following:
- the LOC107926752 gene encoding auxin-induced protein 22D encodes MVFEKDLNLYATELRLGLPGSSEESIRISNKRALPDMNDDSGVAAAKKCDQETAPPTKAQVVGWPPIRSYRKNSLQTKKTEAETGGMYVKVSMDGAPYLRKIDLKVYKGYPELFKAMEDMFKFKVGKYSEREGYNGSEFVPTYEDKDGDWMLVGDVPWEMFINACKRLRIVRGSEARGLGCVV; translated from the exons GAGAAAGATCTTAACCTTTATGCCACGGAGCTCCGATTAGGCCTACCAGGCTCATCGGAGGAGTCTATTAGGATCAGTAACAAAAGAGCCTTGCCTGATATGAATGATGATTCTGGTGTTGCAGCTGCTAAAAAATGTGACCAAGAAACTGCTCCACCCACCAA GGCACAAGTTGTAGGGTGGCCACCGATCCGATCATACAGAAAAAACAGCCTTCAAACAAAGAAAACTGAGGCTGAAACGGGTGGAATGTATGTCAAAGTTAGCATGGATGGAGCTCCTTATCTTAGAAAGATTGATTTAAAGGTTTATAAAGGATACCCAGAATTGTTCAAGGCCATGGAAGACATGTTCAAGTTCAAAGTTGGTAAATATTCAGAAAGGGAAGGATACAATGGATCAGAATTTGTGCCTACTTATGAAGATAAAGATGGTGATTGGATGTTGGTGGGAGATGTACCATGGGA AATGTTCATTAATGCTTGCAAAAGGCTGAGGATCGTGAGAGGATCAGAAGCAAGAGGCTTGGGCTGTGTTGTATGA